ATGTGTCCGGCTTAACGatcaaatttcatttttgtaaCAGTGCTGAGAACTCATTTCCGTGCAGTAAAGAACGATGCCGCTAATTACCCCACAACCGGATCGAATCGACTTGCTTACTGATGAAAATTAATGACACGGAAAATCCCAAACTCGCAGCTGCGCTAATGTTTCCATCCAGCTATTGTCACGTTCCATTGAGCAATCAGCACCTTACTAATCCGTAAGCTATCTGCAATCAGAGCATGATTGCTATTGAGGGCGAATCTGAACCGTGATTTGGCTCAGATTAtgatcaaaaatgaaaaacattacCAGGAACGTGAGGCGACGATAGGTCACTATCATGGCAACGAGTTTGCAAATgctgtgtttattttttgttgcaatGGAATGCTTTATCTTCCGGCTTTTTCTCAGTAAAACTAACGTTGACGTCAATAATAAACACGCAATATTTCACTTTCGCATAATTCCGCAAACATATTGGTGTGTCAGACCAACTATTCTCTACTTGGCGCATCACAGAGTGTACGAGAATTCACTACAACGCGCTTATTGGAGCATTGTTGTACCATTGTTGTCAATCGCGTACGGAAGTGCACCGAACCATAGCCGGCGCAATcttaataatttaatttaatcgtAACCCAACGTTCTACTGCACGGCCATGCCTGCACATGACCTTCGTGGGTGTCGAGATTCGTTCACAAATAGAATCCCATGTGTTGCGTAATTGCCCTTGGCCGTACGGTTGTGTGTCAAGGGTAGCATCGATCCCTCAGTAAGGATGAGCATACCAGTACTATCTGCCATCACTCGATCCTTCAATTGTTAAAGGAGAGGTTCGTTGAAGGCGaataatgttttttgtttgcttccgtCACCATATGGTTGGCATTTTGTGTGATGACTCAAATGTTTCAGGGCGTAGGCCAACGGTACTACAAAGCCAAAATCGACCGAGATCATGCGTCATACACCATGAGTAAAGGCAAAATCCAACGGGTACAACCAGCGTGTAAAATAATAAGAGCGACATCCTACGCAGACACTACAACCTCACGGCTCACATCACcggcatccgatccgatcgatgatcgagctTTTGGAAGCTTCTCTAAACCACCGACGCAATACCCAGGTGGCGATTGCCTCTAACAGGTTTAACACGATCATCAGCGAGTGGAAGAGAGTTAAACAGAGAGCATGAGAGAGATAGGTAGAGATCGAGAGAGTCATgatcggttgttgtttgtgcttcCTTGACCAAAAGCGGAAGACCCAAAAGTGGTCAGACCACTTTGCGCTGCATTCGTTACCCTGTCGATCGTCGCTGCCCACACCGAATCCTTCattcgtcctcgtcatcactGGTCACCAGCAAGGCCTCTGGGGCTCATATTAACACAACTACGATTTGAAGAAGAGCACCGGAATACTAACCCTTCCGCAGCCTGGGAACCGGTTATGCAGCAGCCCAATAGCAGGAGCCCAAATGCCCAAAGGATGGACGTTCCTGTCCGCCTCTCCATCGCTCGCATGTCCGGGATGTTCTTCAGTGGTACCGCACTTGTTTGTTTCACGATTTGCGTATTGGAACCCTCTCTTCTCGCTGCCACACGTCGGTCGCTGCTCAACTATCGACAAATAGCTACGGGggcttcccccttttttggcttATCCGCGCGCTCAGCGCAATCACCCGCTAATGAGACTTGACTTCGAAACAACCAGCGGTCAAACCATTAGGTTGACGGTGGAAGGGTGAAACCTGTAGTCACCACACAAGCACGACACACACGGATCGGATGCGAAACACGAACTGAGCTCGCGACCGGTTCGGATGCATAGCTTTATAGACGTTACGCTTGGTGCGCTCGGTGAAGTTTGTACGATCTCCATGAAGATCGAGCTTTGAAGaagcgtgtgcatgtgcgagTGTATGTGCGGTCTTTCAAGCTCTCACGATCAACCAATGGTCAAtccgatgtttgttttttttttatatgcaGCTTACGACGCCGGCCGCTTTTATATGATCAATATTAATCGAGCGTCCTTTTtaaatgatttggtttctttcAACACAGGTAACAAAAtgcctcctcttcttccatctGAAACCCTCAATCGAAATGGTCGTTTTGTAGCTACACGTAGGTTCTTTGTAACAGCATCTGCTTCACGAATATCATCCACAAGCAATCCTGTTTTGCGCTTGGTAATGGAAAAACCACCCTCAGCGGCGCTTCTAATGATGGTTTGTTCaatttcttatcatcatctaCACAGAATACTGGTTCACGCGATTCACACACATTGGGGGATTTTGGTTGTTTGCTATTAAAATGGCAGCCAATCATAAGCGGGGGTTCACCTATCAGCTTGCTTTATGCTTTAGCTCATGTGATATACGTAATCATTGAAAACATTGAAACGAGCAGACAAATAATTACAATTAAACACCGTTTAATAAAATATTCTAAAACACTCATTCAATCGATTCCTGTGGTAGGACTAATTTATATGCTAACGAGCGCATATTGTCGTCATAATATCCTGCATATCGCATACTGCTATAAATGGTTAAGCAGGAATTTCATAAAATGCACTGCAACGCCGAGCTGTAAAACAACAAATAGAAAGGGTGCATGATGAATAACGCTTAATTGCGATTAAGCTTGATACCTACTGTTGTCGTAATAATCGTAGATGATAGCATTAGCTGGTTTCACATCGGTTACTTCATGTTTCCGATAAGCGATCACAGTGAGTGTAACACTAGCTTCTCCGATGTTGTCAAAGTAGAGTACAAGAGTCGTATCACCAcgctttgtttcaattttctgcAACGAGAAGTGCAACAAATACAGTGTATGTAAAATATGTGATTATCATGCAAAGGTGCTTATCCAAACCTTAACAGCAGAGTGGGTCTTAAGCGCTGCAATCGAATCACTCTCGACGATGAATCCACTCAACATGTCGATCTCCATGACGGCCATATTTGAGATGGGCTGATCTGCTGAAGGAATAAAGCTCGTTTTTATGGAAATTTCAATGGCACTTTCCATTTCTCCTTTGCTGGCCAATGGTTCCAATTTAAAACGGGGACTACTCTCCTTATCGTTGATGTGATACTTGGACGACAGCTGGAACAGTGCACACCCTGTTCCATTGGCCGTCATCTCAACTGATCTTATGCTTTCCGGCAACTCCAACTTCTGCAGTACGAGAGCGTTATCCTTATTGACATCGAAGTTTCTCTGAACACCCTGATCGGTTTTGATCTCCATCATAATTTTGAGGTCGTCTGATGCAAATTTAGCCGCTATCTTAGCGAGAGCTTCCAATCCGACAACCGTATCCTGCGTTGACTGGAATCCTCCCTTATCGTTTCGCTGTGTCAACAGCCACTTCATCACAGGCAAGCTTTCTAGTCCTGTTGAAGAAACGAGTGAAGCCAACAGTGCGTAAGCACTCATTTCTACGTCTACCGAACAGGGACGGCAACAGTGCCAATTGTTGCGAACGGTTTCTGAGTCCTTTTCTGTGATAGTCTTGCTCCACCACTTCATTTCGCCCTTGATCGTGGCCTTGGATTCGAGCTTGGTCATCACTTCGTCCTTCATCTGATGACCAGCAATCTGCAGGGCGTATGCAACGAGAGCATGTGCATAAACATCGCATGGCTCGAGCACTTTTTCACTCAGGTAATTCAGAGCCTTGGTTACCGTCCCCTCATACTTTTGTGCATGCTCGCGACTTTCAAGAAATGCTATCACCGTATACGCCGTCAGCGCTAAGCCTCCTGCAGCGCCTCCCTGCATATCCTTATGGCAAATGTTGCCAACCTCTGGGAACGATCCGTTCTCGCTTTGCACTTCACTGAGCCAACCAAGCGCCTTGTCTACAATGTCCGACTCTACGCTTATGTACTTGTCCGCTTGCTGGAACGCTTTTGCCACAAAGGCCGTCAACCAGGTGCTTCCGCTCTTATCCGATTCACCGAAAGCACTGAATGACCCATCGGCATGTTTATACGTGAGCTCTCGCTGGTAGCCGACTTCCATGCACCGCTTGGCTTTGGATACTATTTTATCATCCCCAGTCAGTCGCTTCGAAGCATTCAAGTAATCAAGCACCACGATGCATGGAACAAAATTCAACATGTTTTGTTCACCACATCCGTAAGGCATGCGAATTAATGAGTCTAAATTGGCAATCGATGATCCAAGCACATCACCAATCACTGACACTGATACCTTCGTGGAGTTTGCCACGGCGTTGCTAGGAATATCAATGTCCAGTTTATGAGTATGGCTGCTAGTCGAGCGAAGATCGATCAAGGTAGCCTGGTTAGAATACTGAGGAATTCCCTCGGGCAGGACCAGAAGCTCCCGTTCGATGCCATCTCCTGCCAGAGCACATGTTGCAGTTATTTTCAGTGTAATATGGCCAACCTTTTTAGGTTTGATCATAAACGACAATGTTTTGCCTCCATCTTTTGCTAATGATACCTTCATCCTTCGGTGATGATCTGCAATGGAAATAATAATTACCGATTCATCATATCTCAAGATACATTGTGAGAAATGTGCATCGAAGGTGTGTTACCTTCATAAACGCTTGTCTCCGAATCGTCTGTAAATTCGAACTCCTGGTTTTTGTTGTAAAAAATAACGTCCGCCATCTGGTCTTCGTCTAGATAGTTGAAAACAATCACTGGAATTCGAACACTTTCGCCATGTTTTACCGAGTACGGCAAATCCATCGATATAAAGAATGGTAGAAATACATTTATCTTGGCAGGGGACTCCATCAATCCAAGTCCACTCGTTTTGTTAAGCGAGAAACCCGAAATAATCCAAGAAGTCACCGTATCGGGCACAACTTTCCTCACCACTTCGCCATCCTTATTGCtgcgaaacataaaaaagaattataaaaaaaaaatataaaatactATAGAAGTGGTTCATATTGTTCgcttttttaccattttttaatgCTCTCCCAAATCCATGTTTCTGGAAAATTACTGCGAATAGTGGGTTCCTTGGTTTCCGCAACCGCCATTTCGATGTGCTCTACGGCACTCCGCATTTTCATCGCCATCCTAGGCGCGCCAAAGGCGACTCCACCAACAGCTGAACAGTAAAACACAGGTTGATGGTCAAGTTCTtctgtaaaaaaataaaccatttgttttttaaaaaatcgttCATATTAACAAAACCGGTGATTTATACCGCGGCCCACGTTAGCGTTTGATATGAACACTGCGCCTGCATCCTGGAAGAAATGAGAGAACATATGAAGATTAGTTTATTGAATCATTATCGTAGAATCTACATACCTGGAAGTCAGGCAAATCATTGTGATTATAGTATGAATAATTGCGGGACGATTCATAGGCTTCCAACTCTTTTGCAACACAATCCCGGTTAAGGTCGTTTCCAGATTTGTGCAAGAGAACGCTTTGATCAACCGCCAGCAATCCAACAAATGACTCCTCATTCGCTTTCACGCTTATATCAATTGTCTCGCCTGGCTTAACATCATTATTGGTTATGCCTAAAATTAACTGTTGAAACGGaagaaataatttaatttacttaCATGTTCCTAGTTACTTCAAAGATATAGATTCTCACATGGTTCGCAAAGATATTACGATACTCAATTGTAGTATTGCTACTGACGACGCTTCCATCATTGCACATGTAGAATACAAGTAACTTTGCTCGTGGAACCATTGCATACACAGACGGAATTGTTATGATAGTACATGTTTGATTATCGGCGTCAACAACTCCACCATTGACCACGGCTCCTCGAGACAAGACTGCATAGGCCACATACTTGAGAGGTTTTGTACTACAAACATCAAACTTCAGGTCCTTTCCGATCGATGGTCTACAAAACAATTGATTATTTCTTTCAAGACTTTCAAGAGTCTTCCCCATTGACAAACTTCCCCATCAACTTACTGTTGCTCCGAAGTGGAAACCCTGATAAATGCATCCATCTTTTCGC
The sequence above is a segment of the Anopheles darlingi chromosome 2, idAnoDarlMG_H_01, whole genome shotgun sequence genome. Coding sequences within it:
- the LOC125952067 gene encoding CD109 antigen-like, which codes for MFNQGQGLSKAFRNSAVRMAMPIESKKEDHNKGHYAVVGAKIIRPNSEYRVTVTSFELTDKLEICVSLVSKGNVIESKNVSLERNDHQTIVFQLGSIPEDKYHLVAEGKSGIVFRKEADLEYDDKFCSVLLQTDKAVYKPGDTVRFRVLVLDRNMKPAVAGSSMRLYICDGAGNRVKQWNDVSLDSTGVFEAELPLSTEPVLGEWKIHVEVLGLKQFKSFDVDKYVLPTFEVSVKGDSYTTVDDEILKVAIDSKYTYGKPVVGELTVTVKPEERYYYGSKPATLCQKTVPINGKTVLEFNLQDELKLSSAYNREFVFEAEVREQLTGRTQSGSSTVKIHDDRYTVNLVQEAKYIPGLPYKAWIKVSNIDGSPAEPDSLTVLFRNDSKVQLTNYTLDTNGMAKLDLNLDNMKFNYLRIEVLYRGKSYEVDGISKPREKMDAFIRVSTSEQQPSIGKDLKFDVCSTKPLKYVAYAVLSRGAVVNGGVVDADNQTCTIITIPSVYAMVPRAKLLVFYMCNDGSVVSSNTTIEYRNIFANHLILGITNNDVKPGETIDISVKANEESFVGLLAVDQSVLLHKSGNDLNRDCVAKELEAYESSRNYSYYNHNDLPDFQDAGAVFISNANVGREELDHQPVFYCSAVGGVAFGAPRMAMKMRSAVEHIEMAVAETKEPTIRSNFPETWIWESIKKCNKDGEVVRKVVPDTVTSWIISGFSLNKTSGLGLMESPAKINVFLPFFISMDLPYSVKHGESVRIPVIVFNYLDEDQMADVIFYNKNQEFEFTDDSETSVYEDHHRRMKVSLAKDGGKTLSFMIKPKKVGHITLKITATCALAGDGIERELLVLPEGIPQYSNQATLIDLRSTSSHTHKLDIDIPSNAVANSTKVSVSVIGDVLGSSIANLDSLIRMPYGCGEQNMLNFVPCIVVLDYLNASKRLTGDDKIVSKAKRCMEVGYQRELTYKHADGSFSAFGESDKSGSTWLTAFVAKAFQQADKYISVESDIVDKALGWLSEVQSENGSFPEVGNICHKDMQGGAAGGLALTAYTVIAFLESREHAQKYEGTVTKALNYLSEKVLEPCDVYAHALVAYALQIAGHQMKDEVMTKLESKATIKGEMKWWSKTITEKDSETVRNNWHCCRPCSVDVEMSAYALLASLVSSTGLESLPVMKWLLTQRNDKGGFQSTQDTVVGLEALAKIAAKFASDDLKIMMEIKTDQGVQRNFDVNKDNALVLQKLELPESIRSVEMTANGTGCALFQLSSKYHINDKESSPRFKLEPLASKGEMESAIEISIKTSFIPSADQPISNMAVMEIDMLSGFIVESDSIAALKTHSAVKKIETKRGDTTLVLYFDNIGEASVTLTVIAYRKHEVTDVKPANAIIYDYYDNTRRCSAFYEIPA